TGGCCGATATTGATGCCGAGGTAGCGGATCGGCATGTCCGGCGCCAGCTTGCCAGCATCAAACGCGTGCAGCGTGATCTGGCTGCCCACCGCGCGGGCGGCGGTTTCTGACGGATAGAGCGTGCGCTTGTCTTTTTCGCCAAGACCGGCACCCGCACCGTTGAGATTATCGAAACTGATGGCACCTTTCAGCGCGCGGGATAGCGGGGAGGCCTGCACCGTCAGCCCGCTACCGTTGAGCTGCACTTTCGCGCCGCCTTCGGCCCAGAAGACGCTGTTTGGCGTAAGCAGCTTGCGATACTCCGGCTTGATATGCACTTCGATGTCAAACGCGTTGGCGCGCGGGCGCACGGTAATGACTTCACCCACTTCGAATTTGCGGTATAGCACTACGGAACCGGCCTGAACGTCGGGCAGGCTTTCGGCGGTGAGCGTCAGCGTCGTGGTCGGCATGTCGCTTAAGCTGTTTTCCACCGCTTTTTCCAGATTGGCGTAGAGCGGGTATTCGTTTTTCATCTCGCCTTTATCGCCCGGCAGCACGCGGATGCCGCCGCTCAGCCATTCGCTGGCGCTGGCGCCGAGAAACTCAACGCCGTCGAGGCCCACTTTCACATCCACGCGGCTGTTGACGACGAATTTGCTGTCGCCTTTGAGCAGCTCGCGGTACTGCGGATCAATCGCCACGGCGAAGCTGACGCCTTTGGTCGTCAGAGAACGCTCTAGCACCTGGCCAATCTGAATGCCGTGCAGGATCACCGGCTGGCCCGCGTCGATGCCGTAGCTCTCCGGCGCGTTCAGCGTCAGCGTCAGCACGCCCGGTTTTTGCAGCGGCGTTTTGTCATCCGGCAGGACGACGAAATGGTTGCGCGGCTGGCCTTCGCCCGGCACCAGCTCAAGCGTACTGCCGGTCAGCAGCGTGCTGATTTCGGGGTTATTGAGCGAGAGTTTCGGGCTGTGCATCTCAATGCGCGTACCGTCACGCAGCAGATTCACGACGCTCGGGTCGACCGTCAGCTCGCCGGTGACGGCGCCGCCAGGATTGAGATTAAGTTTGGTGAGCGTACCCACCTCAAGCCCCTGATACATCAGCGGCGTGGAGTTCTCTTTGAGCCCCTGACCACCGGGCAGATCAAGCTTCACCAGCACGCCGCGCTGGCTGTGGGCGAGATCTTCATACAGGCCGAAGGTGTCGTTCTGGTCGGCATGTGCGGAATCCGCGGGCGAGTCAAAGGCGATAGCCCCGTTGACCAGCGCCGCCAGGCTCTCCAGCTCCACTTTGGCACCGCTCAGCCCAATGTTGGTTTTCACGCCGGAGACGTTCCAGAAGCGGCTGCCTTTTTTCACCAGGTTGGTAAAACGCCGCTCGATGATAACGTCGATGGTGACGCCCTGTTTATCGGTGTTAATCGAGTAGTCATACACCCGGCCAACCGGGATTTTACGGTAATAGACCAGCGACCCGCTGTTCAGCGAACCAAGATCCGGGGCGTGCAGATGGATCATCAGCTCGCCGGTATTGAGGCGGTATTTCGGCTGGGTATCGAGCGCCCGGAAGTGGTCGCGCGGTTCGCCTTCACCCGGCATCATGCCGATATAGTTACCGCCCACCAGCGCGTCCAGCCCGGAAACGCCCGCCAGCGAGGCTTTCGGCGTGACGAGCCAGAACTGCGTCTGGTCGCGCAGGGCGTCTTTCATGTCATTCTTGATACTGACCGTCACCTCGATTTTATTCAGATCTTCGCTCAGGCGAATATCCTGTACGGTGCCGACTTCGACGCCCTGATAGCGCACCGGCGTGCGGCCGGCGACGATCCCGTCGGCGGACATAAAGTCGATAGTGACGGTGGTGCCTCGCTCTTCATACGTGGTCCAGAGAAGCCAGCCCGCTATCAGCAATGCGATAACGGGCAGGATCCAGAACGGAGAGATGCGACGTTTTGTTTTAATTCGCGCTTCAGTCTGTGAAGCGGGCGTTTCCTGACTCATGTGCGTCCCAAAGTAAGCGGCTGTCCAGCCATTCAACAGCAAGAATAGTCAAAATCACCGACGCGCCGAAATAAAACGCCGCCGGCCCCATGACAAACGACAACAGCTGGTCACGGTTGACCAGCGACATCGTAAGAGAAATCACAAACAGATCGAGCATTGACCAGCGGCCAATCCAGGCCACCAGACGTAACATCAGAATGCGCGCGCGCAGCCCCTGCTGACATTTAAAATGAATACTGACCAGCAGCGTCAGCAGCACCAGCACTTTGGTGAACGGCACCAGAATACTCGCAACAAACACCACGCCGGCCACCAGGATATTGCTCTGCGCCAGCGAGATTATCCCTGACATGATCGTATCTTCCTGGCGCGAACCGTTGATATAGATAATCGAGATAGGCAGCAGGTTGGCAGGCAGCAGAAACACCATTGAGGCGATGAGCGCCGCCCAGCATTTTTGCAAGCTCTGCCGACGGCGGCGGCGTAGCGGAATATGGCAGCGCGAACAGCGCCCGCGGTTATCCGGTACACCGGTGTAGTGACAACCCAGACAGACGCGCAGATCCTCGTGATAGCGCGTGGCGGGCCGTTGGGGATAAAAGCGCTCCCATAGCTCTTCAACATTGAGATGTATGAGCGTCAGTACGCTTAACACCACCAGCGCCACAAATGCCAGAAGCCCGATGCCCGGCTCAAGCCAGGCGTATTCTCGTACTTTAATAGACGCAACGCCGATGCCCACCAGATAGATATCGAGCATCACCCATTCGCGCAGCCGCTCCAGCATCAGCAGCACCGGACGCAGGTTCATACCCAGAATATTACCGAACCAGAGATAGGCGATGGCGGCGACCAGCGTCGCGGGCGCACCTACCGTGCAAAACAGCACCATGGCGGCGGTGATCGTGTCGCCCTGGCGCGTCATCTGCCAGATGCCCTGAAAAAGATTGGCGTCGATGCGTGTGCCAAGCAGGTACAGGCGCAGCAGCGGTTCGCTATAGGCGAATGGCATCAGCAGCAGCATGGTGATAGCCATCGCCGCCAGCCGGGTGAGTGACCAGTCGCGCCCGTCGCGAATTTTTGCGTCGCAGCGCGGGCAGTGCGCGGTCTGGTTAGACTTCACCACAGGCAGCATAAAAAGGATATCGCATTGTGGACAACGCTGATAATGTGCCATCGGCAACGGCTCGCCGATGGCGTGAATGTTCAGTTTTTTGCCAGGAGAAATCTGTTGAGTTTTGAGTGCCATGTGCGAAGCATGTTTTTATATGATTCTGTTATCGTAACTCATGAAATGATTAATCTTGAGCATGAGCGCATTTAATGCTTATTTTAGTAGGCTGGCAGAGTAAGTAAGACAACAAAGCGATCGGATTAATGAACAAAACACAATTTTACGCGGAACTCAATCGCGATTTTCACTCCCTTATGGCAGGGGAAACCAGTTTTCTCGCGACGCTCGCGAATACCAGCGCGCTGCTGTTCGAGCGCCTTGAAGGCGTGAACTGGGCAGGTTTCTACCTGCTGGAAGACAAGACGCTGGTGCTGGGGCCGTTCCAGGGCAAAATCGCCTGCGTGCGTATTCCTTACGGCCGCGGCGTCTGCGGTACGGCGGTCGCGACTGGCGAAGTGCAGCGCGTGGATGATGTGCATGCGTTCGACGGCCACATCGCCTGCGATGCGTCCAGCAACGCCGAAATCGTACTGCCGCTGCGCGCGGACGGCGAAATTATCGGCGTGCTGGATATCGACAGTACCGTCTTTAACCGCTTCGACGCTGACGACGAGCAGGGGCTGCGTACCCTCGTGGAACAGCTTGAAGCCGTTATCGCCGCCACCGACTTTAAAAAATTCTTTGCGCCAGTCGCATGATAAGCAACGGATAACGTGGCATTTACCGATGGCGTCATTATAATGACGCCTGTTCATGCCTGCGGCTTGTTGGCAACATCCGTTGTAATCAGGAAATTTCATGGAAAATCAACCTAAGTTGAATAGCAGTAAAGAAGTTATCGCCTTTCTGGCCGAACGTTTTCCGCAGTGTTTCAGTGCTGAAGGCGAAGCGCGTCCTCTGAAGATCGGCATTTTTCAGGATCTGGTAGAGCGTGTTGAGGGCGAAATGAACCTCAGCAAAACGCAACTTCGTTCCGCATTACGTCTTTATACGTCGAGCTGGCGCTATCTTTACGGCATCAAACCCGGTGCCACGCGTGTCGATCTCGACGGCAACCCGTGCGGCGTTCTGGAAGAACAGCACGTAGAACACGCCCGCAAGCAGCTTGAAGAAGCGAAAGCCCGCGTTCAGGCGCAGCGCGCCGAACAGCAGGCGAAAGCCCGCGTTCAGGCGCAGCGCGCCGAACAGCAGGCGAAAAAACGCGAAGCAGCAGGCGCTGAAGGCGAAGAGAACGGCGCAGAGCGTCGTGAACGTAAGCCGCGTCCGGCTCCGCGCCGCAAGGACAACGCCGAGCGTAAACCGCGCGCTGCGAAACCTGCCGCTGCCGCCAAACCATCGCGCCCTGCGCGCGAAGAGCGCCATACTCCGGTGTCTGACATTACGGCGCTCAGCGTCGGCCAGGCCATCAAGGTCAAAGCAGGCAATAACGCGATGGACGCCACCGTGCAGGAAATTACCAAAGATGGCGTCCGTGTACAGCTGACTTCTGGTATGTCGATGATTGTACGCGCAGAACATTTAGTGTTCTGAAACGGAGGTCAACCAGGGCATGAACACTTTTTTTAAGCTTACCACCGTCGCCGGCCTGCTGCTGATGGCGGGTCAGGCGTTGGCCGTGGATGACATTACCCGTCCTGACCAGATCCCGGTTCTCAAAGAAGAACCGCAGCATGCCACCGTTAGCGAGCGGGTGACCTCACGGTTCACCCGTTCTCACTATCGTCAGTTTGATCTTAACGAAGCCTTCTCCGCCAAAATCTTCGATCGCTACCTCAATCTGCTCGATTACAGCCATAACGTGCTGCTGGCGGGGGACGTTGAGAAATTCGCGAAGAAAAAAGGGGAGATCGGCGATGAACTGCGTAGCGGCAAGCTCGATGTGTTTTACGATCTCTATAATCTGGCACAGCAGCGCCGTTTCGAGCGTTATCAGTACGCGCTGAAAGTGCTGGAAAGACCGATGGATTTTACCGGTAACGATACGTTTGATATCGATCGCAGCAAGGCGCCCTGGCCTTCCAGCGAGGCGGAGCTGAATAAGCTCTGGGACGGCAAAGTCAAATATGACGAGCTGAGCCTGAAGCTGACCGGTAAAACCGATGCGGAAATCCGCGAAACGCTAACCAAGCGTTATAAATTCGCGATTCGCCGCCTGGCGCAAACCAACAGCGAAGATGTGTTCTCGCTGGCGATGACCGCGTTCGCGCATGAAATCGACCCGCATACCAACTATCTCTCACCGCGCAGCACCGAGCAGTTCAACACCGAAATGAGCCTCTCGCTTGAGGGCATTGGTGCCGTTCTGCAAATGGATGATGACTATACCGTCATTAATTCTATGGTGGCGGGCGGCCCGGCGGCGAAAAGCAAGGCGATTAGCGTTGGCGATCGCATTGTCGGTGTAGGCCAGGTCGGCCAGCAGATGCAGGATGTGATCGGCTGGCGTCTTGATGACGTCGTCGCGCTCATCAAAGGGCCAAAGGGCAGCAAAGTGCGCCTTGAAATTTTGCCTGCCGGTAAAGGTACCAAAACCCGCATTGTGACGCTGACGCGCGAGCGCATTCGTCTTGAAGATCGCGCCGTGAAGATGTCGGTGAAAAATGTCGGTAAAGAAAAAATCGGTGTGCTGGATATTCCTGGCTTCTACGTTGGCCTGACCGATGACGTGAAAGTGCAGCTCCAGAAGCTTGAGAAGCAGAACGTCGCGGGTGTCATCATCGATCTGCGTTCCAACGGCGGCGGTGCGTTGACGGAAGCGGTATCGCTCTCCGGTCTGTTTATTCCGTCCGGCCCGGTCGTGCAGGTGCGTGATAACAACGGCAAGGTCCGTGAAGATCGCGATACCGACGGTGTGGTCTATTACAAAGGCCCGCTGGTGGTGATGGTCGACCGTTTCAGCGCCTCGGCGTCTGAGATTTTCGCCGCCGCCATGCAGGATTACGGCCGTGCGCTGATTGTCGGCGAGCCAACCTTCGGGAAAGGCACCGTGCAGCAGTACCGTTCACTGAACCGTATTTACGATCAGATGCTGCGCCCGGAATGGCCAGCGCTGGGTTCCGTGCAGTACACCATCCAGAAATTCTACCGCGTCAATGGCGGCAGTACCCAGCGTAAAGGGGTCACGCCAGATATCATCATGCCAACCGGCAATGAAGAGACGGAAACCGGCGAGAAATTCGAGGATAACGCGCTGCCGTGGGATAGCATCAACGCCGCCACGTATGAAAAATCTGGCGACCTGAAGCCGTTCGGCCCTGAGCTTTTGAAAGATCACAACGACCGTATCGCGAAAGATCCGGAGTTCCAGTACATCATCAAGGATATTGCTCGTTATAACGCGATGAAAGATAAGCGCAACATTGTGTCGCTTAACTTTGCTCAGCGTGAAAAAGAGAACCATGAGGATGACGCAACCCGACTGGCGCGTATTAACGACCGTCTGAAGCGTGCCGGCAAACCGCCGCTGGCGAAGCTCGAGGATCTGCCGAAGGATTATCAGGAGCCCGATCCGTATCTCGATGAAACGGTGCATATCGCTCTTGACCTGGCGAAGATGACCAAAGAGAAAACGGCTCAGCCCGCTGACTCTCAGAAGTAAAATCCCCAACCGGCGTCCTCTGAGGCGCCGGTTTTTTATGTCGTGTTAATCCCCCGTCAGTGAAATGCTACAAAATGTAAAGTTTCGTATTTTTAGGGACTTGCCAGCCGTTGATGCTTGAAAACGGCGCGCGCGCCCCTACGATGTGTGTAATCGCATAATGCGTATTGTGAAACCGAGGTAAAAAGAAAATTATGATGCGAATTGCGCTTTTCCTGTTGACTAACCTGGCCGTTATGGTGGTGTTCGGTCTGGTGCTCAGCCTGACAGGGATCCAGTCAAGCAGCGTGACGGGCCTTCTGATCATGGCGCTGCTGTTTGGTTTTGGCGGCTCGATCGTTTCGCTGCTGATGTCCAAATGGATGGCGCTGAAATCGGTGGGTGGTGAAGTTATCGAAGCGCCGCGTAATGAAACAGAACGCTGGCTGATGGATACCGTGGCGCAGCAGTCGCGCCAGGCGGGTATCGCGATGCCGCAGGTGGCTATCTATCACGCGCCGGATATCAACGCCTTCGCAACAGGCGCTCGCCGCGATGCCTCGCTGGTAGCGGTAAGTACCGGCCTGTTGCAGAACATGAGCCGTGATGAAGCGGAAGCGGTTATCGCGCATGAAATCAGCCACATCGCCAACGGCGACATGGTCACTATGACCTTGATTCAGGGTGTGGTGAACACCTTTGTGATTTTCATTTCGCGCATCATTGCGCAGGTGGCGGCTGGTTTCCTCGGCGGCAACCGCGATGAAGGCGAAGAGAGCAACGGCAACCCGCTGATTTACTTCGCGGTCGCGACCGTGCTGGAACTGGTATTCGGTATCCTCGCGAGCATTATCACCATGTGGTTCTCGCGCTACCGCGAATTCCACGCTGACGCAGGCTCCGCTAAACTGGTGGGACGCGAGAAAATGATCGCCGCACTCCAGCGCCTGAAAACCAGCTATGAGCCGCAGGAAGCGAGCAGCATGATGGCGTTCTGCATCAATGGTAAATCAAAATCGCTGAGTGAACTGTTCATGACGCACCCGCCGCTCGATAAACGTATCGAAGCGCTGCGTAGCGGCGAATACCTGAAATAATTGCGTAAGCGATAGAAGACGAAAGCGCGCCTCGTGGCGCGCTTTTTTTTGGCGGTGCGGGCAGGGCGCTTTCGAGTGGTACGTTCATCTTAAGCGTTTGATCTGGTGCGAAAGATATATC
This sequence is a window from Cronobacter sakazakii. Protein-coding genes within it:
- a CDS encoding PqiB family protein; translation: MSQETPASQTEARIKTKRRISPFWILPVIALLIAGWLLWTTYEERGTTVTIDFMSADGIVAGRTPVRYQGVEVGTVQDIRLSEDLNKIEVTVSIKNDMKDALRDQTQFWLVTPKASLAGVSGLDALVGGNYIGMMPGEGEPRDHFRALDTQPKYRLNTGELMIHLHAPDLGSLNSGSLVYYRKIPVGRVYDYSINTDKQGVTIDVIIERRFTNLVKKGSRFWNVSGVKTNIGLSGAKVELESLAALVNGAIAFDSPADSAHADQNDTFGLYEDLAHSQRGVLVKLDLPGGQGLKENSTPLMYQGLEVGTLTKLNLNPGGAVTGELTVDPSVVNLLRDGTRIEMHSPKLSLNNPEISTLLTGSTLELVPGEGQPRNHFVVLPDDKTPLQKPGVLTLTLNAPESYGIDAGQPVILHGIQIGQVLERSLTTKGVSFAVAIDPQYRELLKGDSKFVVNSRVDVKVGLDGVEFLGASASEWLSGGIRVLPGDKGEMKNEYPLYANLEKAVENSLSDMPTTTLTLTAESLPDVQAGSVVLYRKFEVGEVITVRPRANAFDIEVHIKPEYRKLLTPNSVFWAEGGAKVQLNGSGLTVQASPLSRALKGAISFDNLNGAGAGLGEKDKRTLYPSETAARAVGSQITLHAFDAGKLAPDMPIRYLGINIGQIESLKLITDRNEVQATAVLYPEYVNTFARAGSRFSVVTPQISAAGVENLDTILQPYINVEPGRGPGRRSFELQEATITDSRYLDGLSIIVEAPEAGSLNIGTPVLFRGIEVGTVTGMSLGSMSDRVMVAMRISKRYQHLVRENSVFWLASGYSLNFGLVGGVVKTGTFNQFIRGGIAFATPPETPLAPKAQPGKHFLLQDSEPKEWRQWGTALPR
- the yebS gene encoding membrane integrity lipid transport subunit YebS, whose translation is MALKTQQISPGKKLNIHAIGEPLPMAHYQRCPQCDILFMLPVVKSNQTAHCPRCDAKIRDGRDWSLTRLAAMAITMLLLMPFAYSEPLLRLYLLGTRIDANLFQGIWQMTRQGDTITAAMVLFCTVGAPATLVAAIAYLWFGNILGMNLRPVLLMLERLREWVMLDIYLVGIGVASIKVREYAWLEPGIGLLAFVALVVLSVLTLIHLNVEELWERFYPQRPATRYHEDLRVCLGCHYTGVPDNRGRCSRCHIPLRRRRRQSLQKCWAALIASMVFLLPANLLPISIIYINGSRQEDTIMSGIISLAQSNILVAGVVFVASILVPFTKVLVLLTLLVSIHFKCQQGLRARILMLRLVAWIGRWSMLDLFVISLTMSLVNRDQLLSFVMGPAAFYFGASVILTILAVEWLDSRLLWDAHESGNARFTD
- a CDS encoding GAF domain-containing protein, whose product is MNKTQFYAELNRDFHSLMAGETSFLATLANTSALLFERLEGVNWAGFYLLEDKTLVLGPFQGKIACVRIPYGRGVCGTAVATGEVQRVDDVHAFDGHIACDASSNAEIVLPLRADGEIIGVLDIDSTVFNRFDADDEQGLRTLVEQLEAVIAATDFKKFFAPVA
- the proQ gene encoding RNA chaperone ProQ produces the protein MENQPKLNSSKEVIAFLAERFPQCFSAEGEARPLKIGIFQDLVERVEGEMNLSKTQLRSALRLYTSSWRYLYGIKPGATRVDLDGNPCGVLEEQHVEHARKQLEEAKARVQAQRAEQQAKARVQAQRAEQQAKKREAAGAEGEENGAERRERKPRPAPRRKDNAERKPRAAKPAAAAKPSRPAREERHTPVSDITALSVGQAIKVKAGNNAMDATVQEITKDGVRVQLTSGMSMIVRAEHLVF
- the prc gene encoding carboxy terminal-processing peptidase, whose product is MNTFFKLTTVAGLLLMAGQALAVDDITRPDQIPVLKEEPQHATVSERVTSRFTRSHYRQFDLNEAFSAKIFDRYLNLLDYSHNVLLAGDVEKFAKKKGEIGDELRSGKLDVFYDLYNLAQQRRFERYQYALKVLERPMDFTGNDTFDIDRSKAPWPSSEAELNKLWDGKVKYDELSLKLTGKTDAEIRETLTKRYKFAIRRLAQTNSEDVFSLAMTAFAHEIDPHTNYLSPRSTEQFNTEMSLSLEGIGAVLQMDDDYTVINSMVAGGPAAKSKAISVGDRIVGVGQVGQQMQDVIGWRLDDVVALIKGPKGSKVRLEILPAGKGTKTRIVTLTRERIRLEDRAVKMSVKNVGKEKIGVLDIPGFYVGLTDDVKVQLQKLEKQNVAGVIIDLRSNGGGALTEAVSLSGLFIPSGPVVQVRDNNGKVREDRDTDGVVYYKGPLVVMVDRFSASASEIFAAAMQDYGRALIVGEPTFGKGTVQQYRSLNRIYDQMLRPEWPALGSVQYTIQKFYRVNGGSTQRKGVTPDIIMPTGNEETETGEKFEDNALPWDSINAATYEKSGDLKPFGPELLKDHNDRIAKDPEFQYIIKDIARYNAMKDKRNIVSLNFAQREKENHEDDATRLARINDRLKRAGKPPLAKLEDLPKDYQEPDPYLDETVHIALDLAKMTKEKTAQPADSQK
- the htpX gene encoding protease HtpX; this translates as MMRIALFLLTNLAVMVVFGLVLSLTGIQSSSVTGLLIMALLFGFGGSIVSLLMSKWMALKSVGGEVIEAPRNETERWLMDTVAQQSRQAGIAMPQVAIYHAPDINAFATGARRDASLVAVSTGLLQNMSRDEAEAVIAHEISHIANGDMVTMTLIQGVVNTFVIFISRIIAQVAAGFLGGNRDEGEESNGNPLIYFAVATVLELVFGILASIITMWFSRYREFHADAGSAKLVGREKMIAALQRLKTSYEPQEASSMMAFCINGKSKSLSELFMTHPPLDKRIEALRSGEYLK